The genomic interval TACGAAGCGTTCACCAAGCAGACCGGCATCAAGGTCAACGTGGTCGAGGGCGATGCCAGCCAGCTGATCGAGCGGCTGAAGGCCGAGGGTCGCAACAGCCCCGCCGACGTGCTGATGACGGTGGATGCCGGCCGCCTGTGGCGCGCCGAGGAAGCCAACGTCCTGCAACCGATCAAGTCCGAGGTCCTGGAAAAGGCGGTCCCGGCCCATCTGCGCGACGAGCAGGGCCGTTGGTTCGGCCTGAGCCAGCGCGCCCGCGTCCTGGTCTACGCCAAGGATCGGGTGAAGCCGGAACAGCTGTCCACCTACGAGGACCTGGCCGACCCGAAGTGGAAGGGCCGGATCCTCGTCCGCAGCTCCAGCAACGTCTACAACCAGTCCCTCGCGGGCGCGCTGCTGACCGCGCATGGGGAAGCCGACGTCGAAAAGTGGGCCCGCGGCATCGCCGGGAACCTGGCCCGCGCCCCGCAGGGCGGCGACACCGACCAGATCAAGGCGGTTGCGGCCGGCGAAGGTGACGTCGCCATCTCCAACCACTACTACCTCGCCCGCCTGATGGACTCCGGCAAGCCCGAGGACAAGGCCGTCGCGGCGAAGGTGGCGGTGTTCTTCCCCAACCAGGGCGACCGCGGCACCCACATGAACATCTCCGGCGCCGGCGTCACCGCCCACGCGCCGAACAAGCAGAACGCGATCCGCTTCCTGGAATTCCTGGTGGGCTCCGAGGCGCAGGCGATCTTCGCGCTGGGCAACTACGAATTCCCGGTCGTGGCCGGCGCGGCCGTCCACCCCGTGGTCGGCGAGTGGGGCAACTTCAAACAGGACCGGACCTCGGCCGCCCAGTTCGGCCGTAACAACCAGAAGGCCCTGATGATCATGGACCGTGCGGGCTGGCGCTGAAGACGCCCCCTGCGACACGGGTTCCAAGTGGAAGGGCGCGCCGCAAGGCGCGCCCTTTTCCGTTTGCGTCCGTGTCCGGACCTCAGTCCACCGGCCCGCCGGGGCGGCTCCGGGCGATGGCGCGGGACAGCAGGACGACCGGGATGATCCCCACCGCGACGATCGCCAGCGCCGGGGTCGCCGCCTCGGCCAGCCGCTCGTCCGAGGCCAGGCGGTAGACCCGGACCGCCAGCGTCTCGAAATTGAACGGCCGGATGATCATGGTCGCCGGCAGCTCCTTGAGCACGTCCACGAAGACCAGCAGTGCCGCCGTGAACAGGCTGGACAGCATCAGCGGCCCGTGGATGCGGGCCATGGCCTGGCCCGGCGACCGGCCGAACACGTGCGCCGCCCGGTCGATGCTGGGCGAGATCTTGCCAAGGCTGGCCTCGACCGTGTTGTACGAAACCGCCAGGAACCGGACGAGATAGGCGAACAGGACCGCCGCGACCGTGCCGGTCAGCAGCAGGCCCGTGGATACGCCCAGGGTCGCGCGGGCCCAGCCGTCCACCGCGTTGTCGATCCACGCGAAGGGCAACAGCACGCCGACGGCGATCACCGCACCGGGAATGGCGTATCCCATGCCGGCCACGCGCACGGCGGCCCCGACCAGCGGCGTGGGCCGCAACCGCCGGCCATAGGCCAGCAGCAGGGCCACCGCCACCGCCACCCCGGCCGCCATCGCGCCCAAGGCGAAGCTGTGCCATGCCAACTCCGCGAACAACGCCCCGAACAGCCGGTCGCCCTCCCGCCAGGCCAGCCGGGCCAGGATGCCCACCGGCAGAAGGAACCCCAGCACCAGCGGTAGAAGACAGGCCACGAGTGCCACGGCCGCCCGCCCGCCGCGGAGCGGATAGCGTGGCAGCGTCCGGTAGCGTCCGGTCGTGTGGTGGAACCGCGCCTGCCCGCGGGTCGCCCGTTCCAGCACCAGCACGACGAGGACGAACAGCATCAACGATGCCGCCAATTGCGCGGCGGC from Azospirillaceae bacterium carries:
- a CDS encoding iron ABC transporter permease, which gives rise to MTVQADAPASAPSAAPSAASSPGPSASRLRGVPLPDPLTVAVLVVAALVALPVLVVGSNVLRSSDGVWAHLAATVLSRYVVNTAVLALGVGLGTFVVGVGTAWLVTMCRFPGRRAMEWALLLPMAVPAYVMAYAYTDLLQFPGPLQSWIRAATGWSRRDYWFPEIRSMGGAVAMLTLVLYPYVYLLARAAFLEQSVCVLEVSRTLGRGPWSTFARVALPLARPAVVAGLALVTMETLAEFGTVQYFAVDTFTTGIYRTWFGMGSPTAAAQLAASLMLFVLVVLVLERATRGQARFHHTTGRYRTLPRYPLRGGRAAVALVACLLPLVLGFLLPVGILARLAWREGDRLFGALFAELAWHSFALGAMAAGVAVAVALLLAYGRRLRPTPLVGAAVRVAGMGYAIPGAVIAVGVLLPFAWIDNAVDGWARATLGVSTGLLLTGTVAAVLFAYLVRFLAVSYNTVEASLGKISPSIDRAAHVFGRSPGQAMARIHGPLMLSSLFTAALLVFVDVLKELPATMIIRPFNFETLAVRVYRLASDERLAEAATPALAIVAVGIIPVVLLSRAIARSRPGGPVD
- a CDS encoding Fe(3+) ABC transporter substrate-binding protein, encoding MSFRFAKVAAAAVLATVVGGPLGAIHASAQQGQQVVNLYTARHYDSDAKLYEAFTKQTGIKVNVVEGDASQLIERLKAEGRNSPADVLMTVDAGRLWRAEEANVLQPIKSEVLEKAVPAHLRDEQGRWFGLSQRARVLVYAKDRVKPEQLSTYEDLADPKWKGRILVRSSSNVYNQSLAGALLTAHGEADVEKWARGIAGNLARAPQGGDTDQIKAVAAGEGDVAISNHYYLARLMDSGKPEDKAVAAKVAVFFPNQGDRGTHMNISGAGVTAHAPNKQNAIRFLEFLVGSEAQAIFALGNYEFPVVAGAAVHPVVGEWGNFKQDRTSAAQFGRNNQKALMIMDRAGWR